The window ctctctctctcctttactctctcctctctctctctctctctctctctctctctctctcctttactctctctctctctctctctctctctctctctctctctctctctctctctccctctctcctttactctctctctctctctcccttctctctctctctctctccccctttactctctctctctctctccctttactctctctctctctctctctctctctctctctctctctctctctctccttctctctctctctctctctctctctctctctctctctctctctctctctctctctctctctctctctctctctctctctctctctctctctctctctctctctctctctctctctctctctctctctctctctctctctctctctctctctctctctctctctctctctctctctctctctctctctctctctctctctctctctactctctctctctctctctctctctctctctctctctctctctctctctctctctctctctctctctctctctctctctctctctctctctctctctctctctctctctctctctctctctctctctctctctctctctctctctctctctctctctctctctctctctctctctctctctctctctttactctctctctctctctctcttttactctctctctctctctcccctttactctctctctctctctctctctctctctctctctctctctctctctctctctctctctctctctctctctctctctctctctctctctctctctctctctctctctctctctctctctctctctctctctctctct is drawn from Siniperca chuatsi isolate FFG_IHB_CAS linkage group LG15, ASM2008510v1, whole genome shotgun sequence and contains these coding sequences:
- the LOC122888981 gene encoding RNA-binding protein 25-like, producing the protein ERESKERERERERERERERERERERERERERERERERERERKGEREREREREREKGERERESRERESKEREREERERERERRERERERERERERERERERERERESKERVKRERERERERKREREESKEREREKERERERERERERERESKERERERERERERERERERERERERERERERERVRERERERERERERERERERERERERERERERERERERERERERERERERERERESKGERERESKRERERESKERERERERERERERERERERERERERERERERERERERERERERERERERERERERERERESREREREREREREREREREREREREREREREREREREREREREREREREREREREREREREREREREREKEREREREREREREREREREREREREREERVKER